The genomic region GTCCTTGCACGATCCGCATCTGATCGATGCTGGACGGCGCTCAGGTGGTGGAGTCATTGCCGCCGCCCTTCGGCTTGGATATCGGGGGGATGCAGCTGCCGAAACGTGGATCGAGCGGATCGTAGCGCGACTTCATTCTCGCAACGACGTAGAGCGCCGCCAGTGCGAAGGAGCCGAGCAACAGCAGGCCCCATGCAGGTGGCGGACCTGCAATCAAAAGCACTGCTGCCCCAACGAGGGCTGACGCGAAAATGCCCGAAGACAATTTTGCAGCCATGACCGGCTCCGCAGCTAGCGCAGGGACGGGATACTACCCCTGAAATCGTTCTGTTTGTGAGAGGCCGACTGCGACACGCCGGCGCAGATATCTCCACCTGCGCGGTGATTCAGGGCCAGGACTTCGGGACGGATACCGTGCAGCTGAATGGAGGTTGAGTTGGCCCGGCTCACTTGCTCACTGCCGCGTGGATGGCGCGGCAGTGTTGTACCAGAGCCTCGTGCGAGACCACGAATTGCTTCAACGGCGTGTTGATGTCGTAGAAGTAGATGTTGGCCACGAAGCCATAGATGCCGGCATCGACGGTCGTCGGTTTGTCACCATGCACATAGCCTTGGCTCGGGATCAGGCTCGCCAGTGCGGCGAGATCGGCGAGCCCGCGGGCCATCGCGGCGTCGGGCTCGAAGCGGCCGATGCCCTGATAGTAATAGCGCCGGGCGTTGAACTCCTTGGCCTTCATCAAGCCGTCATCGGTGAGGCCCGGATGCTCGCGCATGAGCGCATCGCGGAACAGGGGCCGGTAGCGCTCGTCCTGCCAGCGCGAATAGGACATTACCCAGTAGAGATCGTCGAGCGTCCGCGTGACGAGGAGATTGGTCGTGCGCTGCGCCGGCGTCAGCGCGGCATCAAGCGCCACGCCATATTTTCCGGTGACATAGGCGAGGATGGTCTCGCTGTCGCCGACAGTGTCACGGCCGTCGACGATATAGGGCAATTGCTGGCGCGGCGCCTTCGACGCATCGAAGATGTGCTCGTGCAGGAACGGCACGCCGGCGAGCTTCAGAAAGGCGAATACCTTCAGGCCATAGCCATTGTTGTCGGCGACGCCGAACAGCGGCGGATAGGAATAGAGCGTGAGCATGGCGGCTCGTCACGTTCGAGTGTGACCACAGGCTATCTCAGAATTGGTCAGCTGGAAACGCCAGGTAGTTAAGCCCGCGTGTTGCGTCGCAGCGCCTGAAACGATTGCCTACAATCCGTAGTTGATGTCTTATTGCAGTCCTCGTCCCGGGTCGGGCGATTTTTAATACAGATATTTTCAGGGAGGAATTGCGATGCTGCGGACGTGCTTCTCATGCCTATTCCTGATGGTCTTTTCGTTGTCGGCAATGGCTGCGGACGGTGATTCCAAGCAAAAGGTCGAAGGGATTGCTTCCGAATATGCGGCGAGCTTCAACAAGCAGGACGGCGCGGGAATTGCCGCGCTGTTCGCGACCGGTGGCATCCACGTGAATCCCGCGGGGCCGCGCTCCGACATTGCGGAGTTTTATCAAGGTGCCTTCAAGGCCGGGTTCGACCACGAGGAAATCACGGTGGACCAGGCATGGCCGATCGGCTCGGACATGGCGCTCGCCATCGGCGGGTATCGCATCTCGGGCAAAAACCAAAGCGGCGCGCCTATCGAGACAGGGGGCATCTGGACGGCAACTTACGTGACCGAGGGAGGCAAGCTTAAAATTCGCCTGCTGTCGGCGATGCCCAAACCGCCGCCTCCGAAGTAGGAGGGGCATCCCCTTGTTCGATCCCGCCGCGCGCTTCGGCGCGCGGTTTCGACGACGTCTATGGGCGCATTTCGCGCCAGCGGTGCACGCTTCGGACGATCAAGCCTTCGAGATGCCGCCGTCGATCACCGGCCCCAGGATCTCGTAGCGTTCGCCGCTGAAGCGCACCAGTTGCAACTGCTCGAGCGGATAGTAGTCGGTCGGCGAGGTGTTGACCTTGATGCCTGACAGCAGGAGGTCGGATTCGAAATCCCTCAGGTTCGCCGCCTGTTTGATGATGCTTTCGGACGAGACATCGTCGCCGCACTGCTTGAGC from Bradyrhizobium elkanii USDA 76 harbors:
- a CDS encoding YybH family protein, translating into MLRTCFSCLFLMVFSLSAMAADGDSKQKVEGIASEYAASFNKQDGAGIAALFATGGIHVNPAGPRSDIAEFYQGAFKAGFDHEEITVDQAWPIGSDMALAIGGYRISGKNQSGAPIETGGIWTATYVTEGGKLKIRLLSAMPKPPPPK
- a CDS encoding glutathione S-transferase C-terminal domain-containing protein, with amino-acid sequence MLTLYSYPPLFGVADNNGYGLKVFAFLKLAGVPFLHEHIFDASKAPRQQLPYIVDGRDTVGDSETILAYVTGKYGVALDAALTPAQRTTNLLVTRTLDDLYWVMSYSRWQDERYRPLFRDALMREHPGLTDDGLMKAKEFNARRYYYQGIGRFEPDAAMARGLADLAALASLIPSQGYVHGDKPTTVDAGIYGFVANIYFYDINTPLKQFVVSHEALVQHCRAIHAAVSK